A part of Paroedura picta isolate Pp20150507F chromosome 7, Ppicta_v3.0, whole genome shotgun sequence genomic DNA contains:
- the PPP2CB gene encoding serine/threonine-protein phosphatase 2A catalytic subunit beta isoform: protein MEDKIFTKELDQWIEQLNECKQLSESQVRSLCEKAKEILTKESNVQEVRCPVTVCGDVHGQFHDLMELFRIGGKSPDTNYLFMGDYVDRGYYSVETVTLLVALKVRYPERITILRGNHESRQITQVYGFYDECLRKYGNANVWKYFTDLFDYLPLTALVDGQIFCLHGGLSPSIDTLDHIRALDRLQEVPHEGPMCDLLWSDPDDRGGWGISPRGAGYTFGQDISETFNHANGLTLVSRAHQLVMEGYNWCHDRNVVTIFSAPNYCYRCGNQAAIMELDDTLKYSFLQFDPAPRRGEPHVTRRTPDYFL, encoded by the exons ATGGAGGACAAGATCTTCACCAAGGAGCTGGACCAATGGATCGAGCAGCTCAACGAGTGCAAGCAGCTGAGCGAGAGCCAAGTGCGGAGCCTCTGCGAGAAG GCTAAAGAGATACTTACAAAAGAATCAAATGTACAGGAAGTACGTTGTCCTGTTACAGTTTGTGGGGATGTCCACGGCCAGTTCCATGACCTTATGGAACTCTTTAGAATTGGTGGCAAGTCACCGGACACAAATTATCTCTTCATGGGCGATTATGTTGACAGAGGATACTACTCTGTAGAAACTGTGACTCTTCTTGTGGCATTAAAG GTGCGCTACCCTGAACGTATTACAATTCTGAGAGGCAACCATGAAAGCAGACAAATTACACAAGTATATGGCTTCTATGATGAATGTCTACGGAAATACGGCAATGCCAACGTTTGGAAATATTTCACGGATCTGTTTGATTATCTTCCTCTTACAGCTCTAGTAGATGGACAG ATATTCTGTCTCCATGGAGGTCTTTCTCCATCTATAGATACACTGGATCATATCAGAGCTCTTGATCGTCTACAGGAAGTTCCACATGAG GGCCCAATGTGTGATCTCTTGTGGTCTGATCCAGATGATCGTGGTGGCTGGGGGATATCGCCACGTGGTGCTGGCTACACATTTGGCCAAGATATTTCTGAAACATTTAACCACGCCAATGGCCTCACGTTGGTGTCTCGTGCTCATCAACTCGTAATGGAG ggtTACAACTGGTGCCACGATCGGAATGTGGTCACCATTTTCAGTGCACCTAATTACTGCTACCGTTGTGGGAACCAGGCTGCTATCATGGAACTAGATGACACTTTAAAATATTCCTT CCTTCAATTTGATCCAGCACCTCGCCGTGGAGAGCCTCATGTTACTCGGCGTACCCCAGATTATTTCCTATAA